The Marinilongibacter aquaticus genome has a window encoding:
- a CDS encoding GNAT family N-acetyltransferase: protein MNIEFRDLREEDLGLVKGIYDWYVLHSTATFHTEPVEVEELKSFIYIGHARFKSFLIYHEQQLAGYCYFSNYKKRQAYDRTAEVTIYLNPGFEKKGIGRASLAKMEEVAKEKGFKNLLGIITGDNHGSIALFQKSGYFKCAEFKQVGEKFGKVLDVLGFQKEI from the coding sequence ATGAATATAGAATTTAGGGACTTGAGAGAAGAGGATTTAGGCTTGGTAAAGGGCATATACGATTGGTATGTGCTGCACTCTACGGCTACTTTTCATACGGAGCCTGTGGAGGTCGAAGAGCTGAAATCTTTTATTTATATCGGACACGCAAGGTTTAAATCCTTTCTGATTTACCACGAACAGCAGCTTGCAGGTTATTGCTATTTCAGCAATTATAAAAAAAGGCAGGCCTACGACCGAACGGCGGAAGTGACGATCTACCTCAATCCCGGTTTTGAAAAAAAGGGGATCGGTCGGGCCAGTTTGGCCAAAATGGAAGAGGTGGCGAAAGAAAAGGGTTTCAAGAATTTATTGGGAATAATTACCGGGGACAATCATGGAAGCATAGCCCTGTTTCAAAAGTCGGGTTATTTTAAATGTGCGGAGTTTAAGCAAGTGGGCGAAAAATTTGGGAAGGTATTGGACGTCTTGGGTTTTCAGAAAGAGATATAA
- a CDS encoding XAC2610-related protein, with protein MNRFKWCLLCHMLFGTSLLAQDFMINDFSSEVYAIITIDGEQNGKVFKNGVIRVLWKNNNQQILSVRSQAIIIDDQTKAVELSPSLSSIPINGQTNILFQDFNFDGQKDLAFQIDFSNKGPMYSVYLANGRGGYKFGQEISRVIQESRGKFELDPDFRRIRVAYSDGCCYRYFAEYSVYGDYLELEGEEIYEDDGPYRLFISRVREGREIMEVVEKTINVEDQRIENILSFTLKDKGKRVMLFGYNGKGLNYALIDERNNIEFSFPLDSKQVSHDFYLNNVGSAISFRNKDAQYEVYDRAPQHFGVRVKVGGKEYDMPGDISTKIGGLSLKTLRYENVYQKQ; from the coding sequence ATGAATCGATTTAAATGGTGCCTGCTATGCCATATGCTCTTTGGCACGAGCTTGCTTGCTCAAGACTTTATGATAAACGACTTTTCAAGCGAAGTGTATGCTATTATTACTATAGATGGCGAACAGAATGGAAAAGTTTTTAAGAATGGTGTTATTCGGGTTCTCTGGAAAAACAATAATCAACAAATTTTATCGGTACGATCCCAAGCTATTATTATTGATGACCAAACTAAGGCGGTTGAACTTTCGCCAAGCCTCAGTTCGATCCCGATAAATGGGCAGACGAACATTTTGTTTCAAGATTTCAATTTCGATGGCCAAAAGGATTTGGCTTTTCAGATTGACTTTTCTAACAAAGGACCAATGTATTCCGTATACCTCGCGAATGGGAGAGGAGGTTATAAATTTGGACAGGAGATTAGTCGTGTAATTCAGGAATCGCGGGGAAAATTTGAATTGGATCCAGATTTTAGGAGAATAAGGGTAGCGTACAGTGACGGATGTTGCTATCGTTATTTTGCCGAATATTCAGTTTATGGAGATTATCTCGAGTTAGAAGGTGAGGAGATTTACGAAGATGATGGACCCTATCGTCTTTTTATTAGCCGCGTTAGGGAAGGTAGAGAAATTATGGAAGTTGTTGAAAAGACGATAAATGTTGAAGATCAGCGTATTGAGAATATTTTATCATTTACACTTAAAGACAAAGGAAAGAGAGTGATGCTTTTTGGATACAATGGAAAGGGTTTGAATTATGCTTTGATAGATGAAAGGAATAATATTGAATTTAGCTTTCCTTTGGATTCGAAACAAGTTAGCCATGATTTCTATTTGAATAATGTAGGAAGTGCAATCTCTTTTCGGAACAAGGATGCTCAATATGAGGTATACGACAGAGCACCGCAGCATTTTGGGGTACGGGTAAAGGTGGGAGGAAAAGAATATGATATGCCAGGTGATATTTCAACGAAAATTGGAGGCCTGTCTTTGAAAACCTTGAGATATGAAAATGTTTACCAAAAGCAATAA
- a CDS encoding YybH family protein — MLKQFFFILCVLSSFSGFAQSTTEEIKQILYTQSEDWNRGDIQAFMKGYWKNEGLLFIGKSGVQRGWQQTYTRYLNTYSSKALMGTLTFSELEIDELAEDAAWVLGKWHLKRPEEGDIGGYFTLLFKKIDGEWKIVADHTS, encoded by the coding sequence ATGCTTAAGCAATTCTTTTTCATACTCTGTGTACTCTCTTCTTTTTCGGGTTTTGCCCAATCGACTACGGAAGAAATCAAACAGATACTCTATACACAAAGCGAAGATTGGAACAGGGGCGACATTCAAGCCTTCATGAAAGGCTACTGGAAAAACGAGGGCCTTTTGTTCATTGGTAAAAGCGGTGTGCAGCGTGGTTGGCAACAGACTTATACCCGATATTTGAACACCTATTCGAGTAAAGCACTGATGGGCACGCTCACTTTTTCAGAATTGGAAATCGACGAATTGGCGGAAGACGCGGCTTGGGTATTGGGAAAATGGCATTTGAAACGCCCTGAAGAAGGCGATATCGGAGGCTATTTCACCCTGCTGTTCAAAAAAATTGATGGCGAATGGAAAATCGTGGCCGATCACACTTCATAA